Within Helicobacter pylori NQ4053, the genomic segment GCTTTGGCGCGACAATGGTAATGATTGGATCGCTTTTTGCAGGGCATGAAGAATCATCTGGAGAAACAAAAATAGAAAATGGTGTCGCATATAAAGAATATTTCGGTTCGGCATCAGAGTTCCAAAAAGGTGAAAAGAAAAATATTGAAGGCAAGAAAATTTGGATCCAACATAAAGGATCATTAAAAGACACGCTGGTTGAAATGCATCAAGATTTGCAATCTTCAATCTCCTATGCAGGCGGGAGAGACCTTGAAGCGATTCGAAAAGTTGATTATGTCATTGTGAAAAATTCAATTTTCAATGGAGACGCCATCTAAAAAAGATCGTTGGAACGAAAGCAAAGGCAGAAAAAATGGTCTTCAATCTGTTTTTCAAACGATTTGCTCTGACTTGGGTTTTTTGTTATTTTTTGATCCTTTCTTTGATTTCACTGCATTTTGTGGGATCATTTTTTTAAATTCAAGCACATAGCCTTTAGGGATAATTTTTATGAGCGAAATGCCTTTCAATGCAATCGCATAAGATGTGGATCATAAGAATATGCATTTCTTGGATTCGTGGGGTATCATCGCTAGGGACAATCAAAGCCATATCGCTTAAAGGCTTCATTTTCCCCCCATCACGCCCCGCTAAACTAAGCGTTTTTACCCCTAAATCTTTGGCTTTTTCATAAGCTTTTAGGACATTTTTGGAATTACCGCTTGTAGAAATCCCTATCAAAACATCGTTTTTTACCCCTAGTGCTTCCACTTGTCTGGCAAACACTTCTTCATAACCATAATCGTTCGCAATGGCGGTGAGAGCTGAGGTATCCGTGCTTAAACTTATCGCACTCAAGCCTTTCCTTTCTAGTTTATAGCGCCCAGTCAATTCAGCGGCAAAATGTTGCGCATCGCTCGCGCTCCCCCCATTACCGCAAATAAGGATTTTCCCTTGATTTTCTAAGGTTTCTATCAAAAGATAAACGCTTTGTTTTAACGCTTCTTGCAAACTTTCTAAACTTTTTTCTAACGCTTCCTTATGGGCTAAAAATTCTTTTTGAATCAAATCATCAATCACTGCATGTCCTTTTAATTTTTTCTATGATAGCGCTTGTGGAATAACCTTCTTCAAACTCCATCAAATGGGTTTCTTTAGCAAACTCGCTCCCTATGACTTCTTTATTGAGATAGTCCGCTCCCTTGACTAAAATATCAGGCTTTAGGGCTTGAATTAATTTGATTGGCGTGTCTTCTTCAAACACCACAACATAATCCACGCAAGACAAACTCGCTAAAAGAAACGCTCTGTCTTTTTCGCTCACTATGGGGCGTTTATCCCCCTTAAGCCTTTTGATGGAAGCGTCGCTATTTAACCCCACAATGAGAATATCCCCTAAAGCTTTAGCCTTTTGCAAATAACTCGCATGCCCTTTATGGAGGAGATCAAAACAGCCATTGGTGAAAACGATTTTTTGCTGATCTAAAGTTTCTAACAGCTTTTCTAAAGGGAGGATTTTAGGGTGCATTTGGTTCAAAATCAAAGCGATTTCTTCTAAACTCGCTAACGCGCTCCCCATTTTACCCACCACCACCGCCGCAGCCGCATTAGCAAACTCGCAAGCTTCTTTTAGGCTCTTTGATTCTAACAAGGAAAGCGTTAAAGACGCTATCACCGTATCGCCTGCCCCCGTTACATCATAAACTTCTTTAGCGATAGTGGGGCAATTGACTAACTCGTTTTTTTCTAAAAAAGCGATGCCTTGTTCGCTCAAAGTTACTAAAGGCATAGCGATTTGATAAGTTTCTTTTAAAATTTGGAGCGCTTTTGATAAATTCGCATGGCTGTCTAACTTCAAATGGAGCGCATGCTCTAATTCAGCGCGATTAGGCGTGATCAAACTCGCATGGGAATATTTGTTATAATCCTTTCCTTTAGGGTCGCATAAAATGAGCTTGTGGTGTTGGTTGGCTAGAGCGATCATTTTTTGAGTGAGTTCAAAATCCAACACGCCCTTATTGTAATCTGAAAGGATCACGCCGTCTATTTCTTGGATTTTTTCTGTGAAAAAATCTAAAAGTTTTTTTCTTAAATCAGCGTTTAAGGGGTCTTTGATTTCCTTATCCACGCGCGCGATTTGCTGGTTTTGCGCGATGATGCGCGTCTTAAGCGTGGTGCAACGGGTTTTATCTATTAAGACGCCTGAAGCGTCAATCCCTCTTGTTTTTAAAGTGCTAATGAAATGCTCGCCCTCTAAATCATCGCCCACTACCCCACATAAAAAGACTTTAGCTTTTAAAGAGATAAGATTATTAGCCACATTGGCCGCTCCGCCTAAATTCTTGCTCTCTTTTTTGACTTCTAAAACAGGCACAGGGGCTTCAGGAGAAAGGCGTTCGCTCTTCCCCCACAAATAATAATCAGCGATCAGATCGCCTACGACTAGGATTTTTTTCATGCGTGCTGTTCCTTGAAAATCGCATGGATATGGGGCAAATAATCTTTAATACCGCTTTCTAAATCGTATAAAGGGGTGTAATCTAAATCCAAAATAGCAGGCT encodes:
- the gmhA gene encoding D-sedoheptulose 7-phosphate isomerase, which produces MIDDLIQKEFLAHKEALEKSLESLQEALKQSVYLLIETLENQGKILICGNGGSASDAQHFAAELTGRYKLERKGLSAISLSTDTSALTAIANDYGYEEVFARQVEALGVKNDVLIGISTSGNSKNVLKAYEKAKDLGVKTLSLAGRDGGKMKPLSDMALIVPSDDTPRIQEMHILMIHILCDCIERHFAHKNYP
- the rfaE1 gene encoding D-glycero-beta-D-manno-heptose-7-phosphate kinase encodes the protein MKKILVVGDLIADYYLWGKSERLSPEAPVPVLEVKKESKNLGGAANVANNLISLKAKVFLCGVVGDDLEGEHFISTLKTRGIDASGVLIDKTRCTTLKTRIIAQNQQIARVDKEIKDPLNADLRKKLLDFFTEKIQEIDGVILSDYNKGVLDFELTQKMIALANQHHKLILCDPKGKDYNKYSHASLITPNRAELEHALHLKLDSHANLSKALQILKETYQIAMPLVTLSEQGIAFLEKNELVNCPTIAKEVYDVTGAGDTVIASLTLSLLESKSLKEACEFANAAAAVVVGKMGSALASLEEIALILNQMHPKILPLEKLLETLDQQKIVFTNGCFDLLHKGHASYLQKAKALGDILIVGLNSDASIKRLKGDKRPIVSEKDRAFLLASLSCVDYVVVFEEDTPIKLIQALKPDILVKGADYLNKEVIGSEFAKETHLMEFEEGYSTSAIIEKIKRTCSD